The sequence tacatacacaaacacttatacgcatacgtatatatgtatatgtgtgtgtgtgtgtgtgtgtgtgtgtgagcaatatCACATcttttccactatttcagtattacgtgttaaaagtgaaagaaaagcatctctctattgtatgtatgtggatgtgtgtatatatatatatatatatatatatatatatatatatatatatatatacatacatatatatataactgagtatgggtctgtctgtctgtctgtgtgaatccctaaaacttgagaactccacaaccaatttcattcaagatTTACACAATACTTTTAACTTCTAGCCTTGGGCGAgctcatagcaatatcatatcttctccactatgaatccctaaaacttgagaaccacacaaccaattttattcaaattttacccGGCgctgccgggtcatagtgctagtgagtatataaacacacaaataagcAGGAGTACCACAGAGAATGTGTCTTAGAATGACCTTTCCATTTTGTGAAAATCTggtaactttttttaaaataccattttatatttattacttgattgttataccaaaacaaacagatttataAATTGTTACgtcaaaaatttattgaaaatttccaaCATGTGCTCCGTCTGTATCCTTGCGAATTTCACATCTATCCTTTAGCGGTTATCTcctgcactgctaactgaatgCTCCCTTTAAGTTCAGCCAAACTATTGCTTCAACTTTTGGATGGAGGTCGAGAAAGTGATTTCAGCGAAATCGAATGAAAAGCTGTCTTGGAGAGATAAGCGGATTCCAACAAGAACGAAAGTAAAAGTATGGATAAAAATCGTAAGAATTATAATAGTACAAAATTTTAGATTAGATAACTTTATTGTCAATAAACTTTTAATAGGTGTTAagaatgataaacataaataaaagtgagtttCTAAGTAAATAACACTGAGTTTTACTGAAATAGTTAATTTGGGGATACTcagtatgtgcgtgcatgcacacacacatacacacatacacacatacacgcacacacagtgatGCTGGCGttgttgtgtgattaagaagcttgctttgcaaccatgtgctttcgagttcaatcctactgtgcagCACCCTGGACAAGAGTTTTCTACTTATAGTCCCGGGTTTTATCATAAAAGTAATtatttgcgagtgaatttggttgacagaagacGTGTGGTCACGTCGTCAAAAACAGATCTTTTGATTGGTTAGTTAAGGTTTTAGGCGGATGAAGATGGCCATGGAATCAGCTGTTTCAAAAcctgcaaaataataaaaaaacgacaataacaacaacaacaataacagcaagatTAACAAGACGAATATCAGTAATAACAAATGCAACTTTGGGAATTTCTCTCAGAACTACGCTCCATTGTTCGGATCAATTGGAATgctcctcgtcgtaaccgacggagtatcaTCAGAAGCTTTAGACATATATTCACTTTTGTACGTGGTTTTAAGGTAAGATGCGTGCTTTCCGACCGCATAaatccgggttcagttccactgcgtggtacgctgggtaagtgtcttttactatagccccgggctgataAACGCCCCGTGTCGGGAATTAGGAGGCGGAAGCAGAAAGAagctctcgtatatatatatatatatatatatatgcatacatacatacatatacatatatgtgtgtgtgtgtgtgtacatatatatatatgtacacacagcacacacacacacacacacacacacacacacataatatatatatatatatatatatatatatatatatatcatatatatatatatatcatataatgaccgcgtgtgtaccgttggcgatgtttttcctctgtcttcccttctctggatctttccttgtcctatgtttccgacgaagagctccgctcgaaacgttaaacccttcttcttcccttccttcctgagcgtccaataatactatatttgttccacgttctcgcgtttttgtgttttcatgtttggattaactttatatatatatatatatgtacatatatgtgtgttgaaaAGATCCTGTCTTGGGATACAAGAAAATACTGGACGATcccttaattatgattttattcaacacattcccccTCAGGTTTACACAATTATTACAGTAGTCCTGTAAAAGACTCGGAAGTTTGAAtttccagccaggccttttgccAAGAACTCCTCCGTACTAAAAACTCCACACCTACACATGCGTAATATTGTATCAAATGATGGTTCTCTCTGTTAAGTATTGTGGGACCTATGCTTCACTGAGGAGGTATAATAACACCGAAATATGCCCTGAGTTGTTTCCTGTGTTCGCCACGCCATCATCATAATAAGGCTTTTAGTACTTACTGCATTAACTTGGCTGTGAGACAAGTTAAAACGGATGACTATAAACATACCGTCATTCCATACGATTTTCGAATCTTCACCTGAGTAGATTATTGCAGGAAAATGAGGAAACCGCTCCCACGGACAGTAACTCCCTTCAGCAACAATCAACCAACCACGATCTATATCACAACCTCCGTGATTAGATGAAATATAGAAATGACGTATCCAACtgtaaaatggagagaaaaagacaCTGTTATAGTTTTGTGTTTGCGGTCATTCTcgttatcagatgttgttattaAATAGGTTACCTGGCAACTACGTAATTAAGAGGTTCCCAAGTTCGAACCGACATTGTTCGGTGATACATTGAACTATCTTCTACTTTACAGTCAATGAAATGTTTGTGAGTGAAGGCCTCGTAGATGTAATCTGTGTGTCGGGCAATTCTAAGAAGGAcggtccctatatatatatatatgtagtagactTTATTTGTTAGCCAATTTAACACTAACGCCTCACACTTGGGCAAGGGGATGTTAATGGAGATAAATCTGATGCAAATTTCTGGGCCAGGTTTTATGCGTGGGAATaacttttctcttcctctttcccagCATTTGCAATGGGCCAGGACAAAATCCAGTGTTTTGTCCTTATTCTTCCAACTAAGGAATATTTCAAAGTGGTCATCCCTAGTCGAGAAGGATGAATAGTTAAAGGCATTCCCAACATTACTGTCCCCTCTTCGGACTGCATTTCCAATATGAGCTATATTTAAAAACGGTAGGGTGTCATTTCTAGCGATATTTAGTGCTTCTTAGTTTAATGATGAAACTATTATATAGACAGAGGTTCGTAACCACTTTTATAATTGCAGATCCGCAAAGAATTACCCAAAATATCCCTATGCACTAATCAGGGGACtgtcaaattcatcatcatcaccagtcaaTATATGGGTGCATATGTCATTCGGTGTTGTTATTAACTAATTTTCGTTTAATCACTGTATAGGTGAGCAGAAAcagaggaggaaagaaaatcaTGCAAATTTTGTCATATATGTTCATAAGTAAATGGATCTCGGTCTGTTTCGAAGATTACTCTGAATATTGATTTACTTGATCAAGTGAAATTCCTGCTCAACGAATTTGTAGCGTGCAATTGCAACCACAAACATAGAATCACAAGCTAGACATCATGACCACTACGTCAAGTGCCTCCTTCATTGCTAGAcacaagtgtgagtgtgtgtgctttgtaGTTGGTTGTTTATTCTCAACCGAAATTCGATGAATTCGATGACATACCATAATAGAATGCAACGAAGTTAATCCTCAGTCGTTGCAGGTgaacattaattaataatattaattccgCCATTAAACTGGTAATATTTATTGCAACGATAGAAATATAGGCGAAGTGTATATAGTTGATTATATAGACACtgtacttcactggtacattaTTCATAGATACGAACAGAGTACAAATTAATGTTAATCACAAAAGGTTTTAGCACAGTATTAAATtacaaataactaaaataaattagAGTGATAAAAATTACATACTGGTTTCCCATTGAGAAATCAATCACAGGGCTTTGAGGTAAGTCGGACCAAGGAGAGCTTTTCAGGTTTTGAAGAGAGAACCAGCTTTCAAGGGTTGCATCTCGCCCATCAAACACCACACTAACCACAGCTGTTTGTTCTTTATAAACCACAAGTTTCACCTAAAAAAAATCGTGaaatattattgagagagcagtgcatgctaccaaagtgacactgggatacgaAGCTCAATATATCAACCAAGACTATTCGTCTGGTACgtgtacaccaggcacaggcATCAGAACAATTTTGGGcatggcatggtgatctcatatcaagatgaacagcacatgatcttgcagatgggtcccagtttgaattttcttgaaGTCGAGCTGCACATCCCTCTCAAAAGTTACCCTgaataagtttttttaaaaatgaagaacGTAACACCCACGCTTTTAGAAGTAAATTATCCAAGTCTCAAAGAATTCCCGTCAACACATGGCTGTGTTGCTCCCCGACAACTTATGCTCGGGATGAAATATGCGCATATCTTTAGACATTACGGGATATACTCAACTGGTCAACTGGTAATGTTAGACAAATGAAAAGGGCAAAATATTTGTTGTAGACCATCTTTTAACATGACAAAACATGGACATGTTAAGACTTCCAATCACTtaaatcaaaagccatgagaacgACTGCCTGATAGTGCATCAGGGCATCGGTTCCGAAtcaggacattattattattattattattattattattattattattattattgttgttgttgttgttgttgttattgttgttgttgttgttgtagttgttgtcattCACTTCTGAAACATATGTTTTCGAATCGCTTCAGGCTGGTGTAACATAaagcatttatttacatatgtttggTGCTTTCAATACCTAGTTGGTGGAAATCACCTTATTTCGACtggaaaaattgatccaaccaagctctcaattctgcatcagtattgaacgaaactccgcgtaTAGGAtgtgaaagagatcgaaagaggtggaaactCGTTGGTTTCAAATCAGGAGAGTACTGCGGTGTGGCAACACATCCCAACCATGCGCTTGAATGGCTTCCTTGCTCATATTGCcgttgtcatgcagcagaagaactctgtgatgccgattaggtcttttgtCTTCGATAGCTGATTTgaatcgttccatctgttgaacatagagctCCGTGTTGACCGTTATgcttccgttcaagcaattcgtaatggataatcccttcccagtcccaacatacgcacaacatcgttttacgcaaaTGAAGATCTTCTTTCACTCGCGGTGTctcttgtttaccggggctacgCCATTCTTTACGcagcttcatattgatgtacaggcaccatttttcgtccccaccaacgattcggtaaagaaatcgttacttgtgtccatgagttgagcggtgacaagcaagcaaaccagcggagattgaggctcgttgatttttgtcgttgtcacttaaagcatgcggaactcatactccatacttctgaacctttcccatcgagtgaagatgggagcattccattttctctgccagatcccttgtcgtttgacgagaattttcgtgcaaaagttggtgtAATTGCTCTTcctcgaactcaactggacggctagGATGAGGTACGTCTTTGAggccaaaatttccatttttaaacTTGGCATACcgatcacgagcggttctttcagctatagcaccctctccatacactacACAAATATGGCGAGCAGCTTTTTCGGCCtcagaaccttgattaaaaacaaaatggaggATGTGTCGAAAATTGCTCATCTTTCTtgacttgacattccattttaatgaccaagaaataaacaaatattaactaaaattaacaatataaaaaaaaacattcccaagtgattcaaaaatagaattctcgacaAAAATAGATTCCAATATTTAAAGACgcaaaaattccaaaattataaaaaaaaggcgGCAAATTATTTACCagcttaatatatatctatttaaaaatcatattaatgcaataatgtgtatgatgtatgtattatcCAGCATTAAATAGTAATGATTAGTAATAAAAGCTGTTCATTTCAGCGTcttgtattaaaatttatttaaacacacacacgtatatctgtgtgtttgtgcgtgtgtgtgtgtgtgtgtttgtttgtgtgtgaacacAAACAGCGCAAATATATTAAGAACGTTTTTAGATCGCGATGCCAATAAACTTGTGAACATAATAGTTTATAGCAATTCAGTACTTCTTAATGTGCCCTGACGTTCTGAGTTTTAATACAGTCAAGGTATACTTTgtcttttaaaaatcaataaaataagtaatctaATAGATTCTCACCTCTCACAAAATGGATGACTTTATGCCAACTTAATTCTATGTTTGTGTAAATGAATGTGCATAAAAATCGTTCCTGCACGTACCTCCTCGATGGGTAGATCACTCCAGAAATCAAGGATAGGATGTCGGAAGAAGTTAGGACAAACGGTATCGATGCATTTGTCCACATTCCAGGTTGAAGGACTTCCTATATTCATGAATGATTCATAGACTTTCGAACCAGCTCCCATTGATATGGCATATGTTTTAATCCATTGGCtgtctgaaataataataataaaaataaaaataataaaaagaagaagaagaagaagaagaagaagaagaagaagaagaagaagaagaagaagaagaagaagaagaagaagaagaagaagaagaagaagaagaagaagaagaagaagaagaagaagaacgctTCACTTACATCTATAAAAGGAAATCTCGTTGCTGTCATTCGTGTTGACGACTGTCATTATATTCTTCGGTGAGTAATTCTTGCAAACACGACTGACATTGTTGTAAGTGAAGAATTCTGATTGGTTGCTTAGAGCGAGGCCGGCACATTCCAGCAGACTTCGTGTTGAATAGAATATTTCCTATGGTGATGACTGAAGGTAACCATAAGAGTAGGCATGAGGCAACGGTTTGTAGATTGTTTCACGTTCCTGATCTGAGCTAACAACCAGAAAGGTTGCAAGAGTTAACAGAAGCACTGTTATCACAGCAGGATGGGTAACAGGAAACCGGGACATACTTGGCTCTATAATTgctagagggagaaagaaagagaaaagaaattatatgaaagagaatgagagagagagagagagagagagagagagagagattcggcAAAGTGGCgaaaagaaatttaatatataaaggaaGAAGGGGTAAGAGGGTACGAGTGATGATGGGAAACTGTTAGAGAGTAACAGGGAGAAACctgaaagagaagaggaaaataaaTTGAGAAAATGGAAAATGTTGGTGTGAGATTGTTGTGGGGAGGCCCCCAGACGACGAAGTAGGCTAACCCAATACGTAGAttatagagggagaagcctagacgtcagcAGCACAGCTGAGTAGCAATCGAAGAGTAGTAGTAGAAGAGAGCAGAGGAGAGTTGtgtagaaggcatccgaacgtgcggcATAACAGAGATGCAGAAAGTGTGCATAAGAAAACGGaatagaaataaattacaatttagaatagaaaaattcaaataaattaggGTTATTAGTAATAACGCAGGTCCTGGGTACGATTTTAAACTGCTTCCAGTAGTGAACCCTGGTTGGGGATTTCTAGGGTTTTAATGAGTTTGGAATCACTCCTTAGCCACTGATGTTCCTCTGTCTACTCTCATCCAGAATCGAAGTAATCATCAGGATTcaaataatgggttaattagcaATTACGTCGATCATATGCAGCTCATTACCCTAGTATTCGTGGTGGTAGTGCGGCAACCCTTCTACATGGGAAAATGTTCGGGTGTGAACAGTGAGGAAATATCGGGGACCAGATCCTCCAAGGCCGTTCGACTTTGTCTAAAACTTCACAGTTGCAAAACCTGCGACGACGCTGATAAATTGTAACGTTCCTTGCGGTTCCTTAGAAGCTATTAATAAGGTTGAAATGAAGGACGCATTACATGGGCAACAGCTTATCCTCCATACCACACTGCTTAGGCTTAGGCCGTATCGAACACACTGTACTAGTGAGAGAGAACCAGTCAAAGCCCCAGAGAGGAAGGACATTTCATTGCAGCTGAGACGTCACAAAGCAGCCTACAAGTGCGGCTTATGTAGCAGAGACTGCCATTTGCCCATAGGATTATTCAGACACAAACAACGATGTTCCGATAGGGCGGGAAGTGACGGCCTTCATCCATGGCCATTAGTGAGAGACTGAGGTGCAGCGAAAacggatactttttaacaaaattacgTACATATACCACTTATTTgcttcagagtatatagggatttatgggaaCGAATTTTCCTGAGGGGCGGAGAGAGGAGTTTGAGAAAGTTCACGCGATCTGACATTATTCTCACAAAAACTTCCATGAAATGGGTATATTTCAATGAAAGTTTATGCAAATATCTCTGAAACAGCATAGATTACAATTATGAAGTAATGTGTGGGGAAAATGTTTCCGAAGTCGGGGCGAGAGGAGTTTCGGTTTAGGAAGACCAAATATGTTAGGACTCCTCTGTTTTGAAGGGGATTTCTCCTCTATTTCAAGCCACAGATTTCCAAATGATGGGTTGGAGTGAGGAGCGTTTTTGTATGACAAAAAGGTTGAAAATCCCCCCGCCCCCATAATCCCATCCGATCTTATTTTGGCCAATTCTTGTCTCACTTCAAATCCATggttttcggtaaaaaaaaaagaaattgataatatttttgaaaggaaaagtgagtgatttaagggagattatttggctgttgtttctagcacatcccaagacAATCCTATCAATAACTACCGCATCTATATGCTAAAGAAGAGAAAATTTGAAAACttatgaattttttgcaaccccactccTCGCTCTCGGTGGTTTCtgcatataaattaaaatattggaaagcCTGAgatcgaaattataggaaataccttaaaacataaatttataaaaatatttccagacggtcaaAGCTTTAATAATCGCTTTCTTTTAGTGTTTTTAGTCACTGTTATATACTTAATTAATAAACAGCTTCCCCCATTATAATATAGATACCAGTATTTCTCCACTGAAGTGAAAATGCACCAAGCTTTTCAATACGTCTTGTTTGATTGCTGTGAAGAAGAAAGTCCTTGAATAGCGACATGCACTTCACTAAACATAATTGCGCTTCACTAAACATACTGAAAAATACGATTCTATAATCATTAAAGTCGTTCTGATCTTTATGTTGTTGCTGGAGAACACACTGGATTTTAATCAGCGATAGTtggcaaaacaaaagaaataatattggaGTCGCTGACACGCTCCAACCTGCTGTTGCCCGGTATCCTAAGGGCTAAGTATGGTCATCTGAAATCTGTGCGATACTTGAGGGAAATAtactaatattataatatattttgtgcatTAAATTATATCAAAAACCTCTGATTTTAACAATTTGTTTAACTTAGAATCAATTCTTTATaaaacactggtcaacaaaataaacTTTTTTGAATCATCGGAGTTGTTGATTGATTTTTCTGGGTTAATTTTTGATGCTGATTACGAATCCGAAGTCCGATTTCCTCTATCAGGTCACACTTTCATGTTAATGATACCTGCTGTTTTAACTTATAGGATACGTGAAGgatgtctatatataatgtatattgaatGCAAGATACGATAATTTCATGACTTTGTAATGTACAAAATTAAGATTATTCTGCACAAATAAGTTAGAATACACTCAAATGCACAACAACTTAAAATCTTTGGGATTTAGACTTTCTATGGTGTTCTGTCTCAGGTGCATCCCTGTACAACATCTAACAGTAGTCAGCTCATATTCCTGCATTCCAAAATCCTTAATATCGTTGTTCCATTGATGGGATATCTTGATGAAATCGTTCGCCTTATTCATCAGACACTGCTCTAAGGTTCTCTGCAAAAAAGTCCAGATGTGAATCAACGAAATGGACTTTTAGTGCTGGGATGTATACCGTCATAGTTAAGAGCAGAACAGCAACATAGAGCTTCTAACACAGAAGAATGTAACGAAATAAAAACTTACCTTTGTTACTGATGAGGCTAACAATTATTTTTGGAAACATTAACGACTGTCGACTGTTGTCGGTTCTATCAACTGATGCCACTAAACTACCGATGAATGTGTACAAATGTCTGAATTGTTCACTTTACAAATGACTTCAACAATCCTCTAAACTTCACAGCTATGCCAACCGTCCACTTCCGTCACTATTGTTCACTTGAGATCAGTCTAGTGAAAACATTTCTAACCTGAGTCGAAACCAAATTCGATTGATAGCAAGCCTTACTTCATTAGATATACTTAAATGATtcaatatgtttatttacatatgtttttatacaaacacacatgtatatacatgaacaggacatgaagaagaacaagaaagggGAAATATTCGAAACTATATTCGATCGATAGCAAGCCATACTTCATTAAATATACTTCATAGACTTCCGGTTTTTTCATCAGGATCTTTACAATGTGTAGGTTTGAatattgctgttgg comes from Octopus sinensis unplaced genomic scaffold, ASM634580v1 Contig18722, whole genome shotgun sequence and encodes:
- the LOC118761914 gene encoding uncharacterized protein LOC118761914, yielding MTVVNTNDSNEISFYRYSQWIKTYAISMGAGSKVYESFMNIGSPSTWNVDKCIDTVCPNFFRHPILDFWSDLPIEEVKLVVYKEQTAVVSVVFDGRDATLESWFSLQNLKSSPWSDLPQSPVIDFSMGNHWIRHFYISSNHGGCDIDRGWLIVAEGSYCPWERFPHFPAIIYSGEDSKIVWNDGFETADSMAIFIRLKP